The following proteins come from a genomic window of Neofelis nebulosa isolate mNeoNeb1 chromosome 5, mNeoNeb1.pri, whole genome shotgun sequence:
- the OTOL1 gene encoding otolin-1 translates to MWMFSWLCAILIILAFAGMDTVAKTTPHPKFTKKSDGKEMLKGLKPSSGPPPEEEEIPFTEVAEMVEPTPNPPALDSAFGTATLFPFENFTLDTADFFLNCCDCCSSVPGQKGEPGETGKPGLKGEAGGMGIPGPPGIVGPPGPKGQKGEKGLKGERGDQGTSGAPGYPGKPGEPGGLGPKGEKGNIGLTGVKGQKGSKGDTCANGTQGDKGDQGAAGSPGLNGEPGAKGEKGEMGEKGCCGESGQRGGKGEKGEEGLKGEKGSKGDTGTEGKSGPDGLPGAPGEPGVKGEKGELGPPGLAGPVGPKGEVGSKGVRGSIGKKGSRGFKGSKGEVARVLRSAFSATLSKPFPPPNIPIKFDKVLYNDQGNYSPVTGKFNCSVPGAYVFSYHVTVRGRPARISLVARNKKQFKSRETLYGHEIDQASLLIILKLSAGDQVWLEVSKDWNGVYVSPEDDSIFTGFLLYPEENSGISP, encoded by the exons ATGTGGATGTTTTCTTGGCTgtgtgccattttaattattttggcttttgctGGTATGGACACAGTAGCAAAGACCACACCACATCCCAAATTTACGAAGAAATCTGACGGAAAAGAGATGCTAAAGGGTCTAAAGCCGTCCAGTGGCCCACctccagaagaagaggaaattccTTTCACAGAAGTGGCTGAAATGGTGGAACCgacccccaaccccccagccctAGATTCTGCCTTCGGTACTGCCACTCTCTTCCCCTTTGAAAACTTCACTCTTGACACGgctgatttttttctgaattgctGTGATTGTTGTTCATCTGTCCCAGGGCAAAAAGGAGAACCTGGAGAGACTGGAAAGCCAG GTCTTAAGGGAGAGGCTGGTGGAATGGGGATCCCAGGGCCACCAGGAATTGTTGGACCCCCAGGTCCaaaaggccagaaaggagagaagg GACTTAAGGGGGAACGTGGGGACCAAGGAACAAGTGGAGCCCCAGGATACCCGGGAAAACCCGGAGAACCAG GTGGCCTTGGTCCtaagggggagaaaggaaacatCGGACTGACAGGAGTGAAGGGGCAAAAAGGCTCCAAAGGGGACACGTGTGCAAATGGTACCCAAGGAGATAAAGGAGACCAGGGGGCTGCGGGCTCACCTGGCTTGAATGGAGAGCCTGGGgccaagggagagaaaggggagatgGGGGAAAAGGGCTGCTGTGGGGAgtctgggcagaggggagggaagggagaaaaaggtgAGGAGGGTCTGAAAGGGGAAAAAGGTAGCAAAGGAGATACTGGAACGGAAGGCAAAAGCGGCCCAGATGGCCTGCCTGGGGCCCCAGGGGAGCCAGGAgttaaaggagaaaagggagagttAGGTCCTCCTGGTCTTGCGGGGCCTGTGGGGCCAAAAGGCGAGGTTGGGAGCAAAGGGGTCCGGGGATCTATTGGCAAGAAGGGCTCTCGGGGCTTCAAAGGCTCCAAGGGGGAGGTGGCCAGAGTGCTGCGGTCAGCCTTCAGCGCCACTTTATCGAAGCCTTTCCCTCCTCCCAACATCCCAATCAAATTTGACAAGGTTCTCTATAATGACCAAGGGAATTACAGCCCTGTCACTGGCAAATTTAACTGTAGTGTTCCTGGCGCATATGTATTTTCCTACCATGTCACTGTGAGGGGCAGACCCGCTCGCATCAGCCTGGTGGCCCGGAATAAGAAGCAGTTCAAGTCCAGAGAAACGCTCTATGGCCATGAAATAGACCAGGCGTCTCTTCTTATCATCCTGAAATTAAGTGCAGGGGACCAAGTCTGGTTGGAAGTTTCGAAAGATTGGAATGGGGTCTATGTCAGCCCTGAGGATGATAGCATTTTTACTGGGTTCCTTTTGTACCCAGAGGAAAATTCTGGAATTTCACCATAA